A genomic stretch from Telopea speciosissima isolate NSW1024214 ecotype Mountain lineage chromosome 7, Tspe_v1, whole genome shotgun sequence includes:
- the LOC122666606 gene encoding tRNA(His) guanylyltransferase 1-like — MANSKYKYVKEEFEKEIEDVNGRLIPCTWIIVRIDGHDFRRFSQVHEFMKPNDEQALNLMNSCAMALLEEYPDIVYAYGFSDEYSFILKKTSNFYQRRASKIVSITVSFFSSLYVMKWKEFFPQKEMRFLPSFHGQIFLCPEAKVLKDYLVWRRDECHVNNQYDTCYWMLVKSGRTEEEAQNILKGSQKQDRNELLFQQFGVNYEKLPIMFRRGSCILKEKVEEIVKYDQAGDPVRRVREKLIVDHFDPDWLSFWAKHPCLIDALLIPKENFWKIWSTKCDSVKSFEFEDKLIPSTWIVVRIDGCRFHRFSEIHEFEKPNDEQALNLMNSCAVAMLEEFQDLVFSYGVSDEYSFVLKEGSQFCQRRARKIISRTVSLFSSLYVMKWKVFFPREELKYPPSFDGRAVCYPLVPILRHYLSWRQIDCHINNQYNTCFWMLVKSGKTEREAHDLLKGTQTQEKNKLLLQQFGINYERLPVMFRKGSCVYRDKVGESIQDTKGGDPVKKSLKVIVDHCDIIGPSFWTAHPSILEG; from the exons ATGGCCAATAGCAAATACAAGTATGTGAAGGAAGAGTTCGAAAAAGAAATTGAGGATGTGAATGGTCGGTTGATTCCATGCACTTGGATAATTGTCAGAATCGATGGCCATGATTTTCGAAG ATTTTCTCAAGTTCATGAATTTATGAAGCCGAATGATGAGCAAGCTTTGAACCTGATGAACTCATGCGCTATGGCTTTGTTGGAAGAATATCCAGATATAGTATACGCATATGGGTTCAGTGATGAGTACAG CTTCATTTTGAAGAAGACATCAAATTTCTACCAGAGGCGTGCCAG CAAAATAGTGTCTATCACtgtatctttcttctcttctctttatgTCATGAAATGGAAAGAATTCTTTCCTCAGAAAGAGATGAGGTTCCTTCCATCTTTTCATGGACAGATCTTTCTCTGTCCTGAAGCTAAGGTTCTGAAAGATTATCTGGTGTGGAGGCGAGATGAAT GTCACGTTAACAACCAATATGATACTTGTTACTGGATGCTTGTTAAGTCTGGGAGGACTGAAGAGGAAGCACAGAATATTTTGAAG GGTTCTCAAAAACAGGACAGAAATGAACTGCTTTTCCAACAGTTCGGTGTTAACTATGAGAAGCTACCAATCATGTTCCGTAGAGGATCCTGCATTCTCAAGGAAAAG gtggaagAAATTGTGAAGTACGATCAGGCTGGAGATCCTGTTAGAAGAGTACGGGAAAAGCTGATAGTGGACCACTTTGATCCGGACTGGCTAAGCTTTTGGGCGAAGCACCCATGTCTAATTGATGCGCTACTTATACCAAAGGAGAATTTCTGGAAAATTTGGTCAACCAAATGTGATTCTGTGAAATCCTTTGAATTCGAAGACAAGTTGATTCCCTCCACGTGGATTGTTGTTCGAATTGACGGCTGCCGTTTTCATAG ATTTTCTGAAATCCATGAATTTGAGAAGCCAAATGACGAGCAAGCTTTGAATCTGATGAACTCATGTGCAGTGGCTATGTTAGAGGAGTTTCAAGATTTAGTCTTCTCATATGGGGTCAGTGATGAGTACAG TTTTGTTTTGAAGGAGGGATCTCAGTTCTGCCAAAGGCGTGCCAG aaaaataaTTTCACGGACTGTATCATTATTCTCTTCCCTATATGTAATGAAATGGAAGGTATTTTTCCCTAGAGAAGAGCTGAAGTATCCTCCTTCTTTTGATGGCCGGGCTGTATGCTATCCATTGGTTCCAATTCTTCGACATTATCTGTCATGGAGACAAATTGACT GTCACATCAACAATCAGTACAATACCTGTTTCTGGATGCTGGTTAAATCAGGAAAGACCGAAAGGGAGGCACACGATCTTTTAAAG GGTACTCAAACACAAGAGAAAAACAAACTGCTTCTACAACAGTTTGGAATCAACTACGAGAGACTACCAGTCATGTTCCGTAAAGGATCCTGTGTTTACAGAGATAAG GTGGGAGAGAGCATACAGGACACTAAAGGTGGAGATCCTGTTAAAAAATCTCTGAAGGTGATTGTAGATCATTGTGACATCATTGGGCCTAGCTTTTGGACTGCACACCCAAGCATCCTTGAAGGGTAG